Part of the Vigna unguiculata cultivar IT97K-499-35 chromosome 3, ASM411807v1, whole genome shotgun sequence genome, CGGATTTCCCCGTGCTGCCGCTCCCCGTCCTCTACCCTGGCATCGCGGTGGCGCCGGCGGCCGTGCTGCCTCCGCCGGTCGTGGATTCTCTCGCCCCCGTGACCCTTCTCACCGGAACTCACGTTTCCCCGCGGAGGAACAAGAAAATGGCGACGCTATCAACTTTGACGCGTACGACTCGGTCCCCGTGGAGGCGAGTGGGAAGGACGTGCCTCCGCCGGTGAACGTCTTCGACGATACGGACTTGGACGAAGGGTTGAAGAGGAATATCAAGCGATGCAAGTACGTGAAACCCACGCCCGTTCAGCGTCACGCGATTCCCATAGCTACCGCGGGCCGCGACCTCATGGCGTGTGCACAGACCGGGTCGGGGAAAACGGCGGCGTTTTGCTTTCCCATCATATCCGGGATTTTGAAGGGTCGCTCCTCTCCTGGGTTTTCGCCTGTATCTCGTGGTGTCGCTGTTGCATACCCCACTGCGCTTATTTTGTCTCCTACAAGGGAGTTGTCTTGCCAGGTTTCTTTATTTTGCTGTCCGCTCTACTACGATATTaggttttgttatttaaaacaTGGATGAATAGTAAAAACTGCTCAAATattctattttccttttattgtgtattttaaatgtatgtttTTTTGTTAGATACGCGATGAGGCCAACAAATTTGCATTTCAAACTGGAGTGAAGGTTGTTGTTGCCTATGGTGGGTCTCCTATAATTCAGCAGGTGTGTTTTTTGACATGCATGTACCCCTGTACAAAGTTGGtgtttttaaatgtaaattcaGTTATTGATTGTGCATTTCATTGTTTAAAAATGGTAAAAGCTGCGCCTTTTGGAGAAGGGGGTTGACATATTAGTTGCCACTCCTGGGCGTTTGGTGGATATTATTGAGAGAGAAAGGGTTTCGTTGGAGAGGATTAAGTACCTTGCATTAGACGAAGCTGATCGTATGCTGGATATGGGTTTCGAGCGTCAAATACGCAAGATTGTGGAGAAAATGCACATGCCACCGCCAGGTATCAGACAGACATTGTTGTTTAGTGCAACCTTCCCTAATGATATACAGGTATGAAAATTATTGGGTTGCCCTgctttaatatttgtttatattcgTAGTGGTGCGTTTTTCATGCttcattgtaatattttattaccgTTTCTTGTTAAGTCCTTTTGATGTAGCATTTCATTGATGACTCAGAAACTAGCTTCGGACTTTTTGTCGGACTACATATTCCTGTCTGTTGGGAGAGTAGGATCGAGCACTGAACTCATTGTGCAGAAGATTGAGCTTGTACAGGATA contains:
- the LOC114176949 gene encoding DEAD-box ATP-dependent RNA helicase 52B-like, with translation MPWSYSSPYVPPQHHSNYIPPSSDHPAQNGFPRAAAPRPLPWHRGGAGGRAASAGRGFSRPRDPSHRNSRFPAEEQENGDAINFDAYDSVPVEASGKDVPPPVNVFDDTDLDEGLKRNIKRCKYVKPTPVQRHAIPIATAGRDLMACAQTGSGKTAAFCFPIISGILKGRSSPGFSPVSRGVAVAYPTALILSPTRELSCQIRDEANKFAFQTGVKVVVAYGGSPIIQQLRLLEKGVDILVATPGRLVDIIERERVSLERIKYLALDEADRMLDMGFERQIRKIVEKMHMPPPGIRQTLLFSATFPNDIQKLASDFLSDYIFLSVGRVGSSTELIVQKIELVQDTDKRDKLVDHLCGQKVHGTNGKHALTLVFVETKRGADALESWLSKSGFPAIAIHGDKVQMERERALRSFKSGHIPILVATDVASRGLDIPHVAHVINFDLPRDIDDYVHRIGRTGRAGKSGLATAFFSDKNSPMAKALVGLLQEANQEVPSWLSQFAECSSSGGRGRGYGSQRYSSGSYGGRDFRNPSEPEVQSYNCYGSHGNADNAVESFSTTSYVDTSYDMQNSLVETSFDNLNISCNYDEGDVNSVELCGGGVAVGEEGPSGYASIVPTGWD